The genomic DNA GGACACTTTGAGGACCTTGGTGATGGATCGCTCGTGCTCTTGCTCGGCTTGCAATTGATCGCGGCCGATCTGCTTCATGGTCTCGAGCTGGTCATCGGTGAGGTCGAGGAATTCCTTCACCTTGTTATCGGGCATGAGGCTGTCGCCATTGATGGAGACACCGTTCACGGAGAGCTCGCCCTTGCTCATCATGGCGACGATGCGGCGGGAGAAGTTTTTCTCGGGGGAAGGGATGGGGTCGGTGTTTTGGGGGCGGGGTTTGGATTTGGTGTTTGTGTTGGTGGGGGATGGGTCGCTGGAGGATGAGGCGTGGGCGGAGTGGTTGCTTGTGGAGGGAGACGAAGAGGTGTCGGCGGTGCTGCTGGTCTTGGAAGATTGGCCGGTGAGGTAGCCGAGGGTGAAGATGATCAAGGCGGCGATGATGGTGAGGAGGATGCGGCCTTGTTTCATGAGGTGTCTTCTAGCGGCTCGCCGGCGGGTGCGACAAGACGAAGGAATGGGTGCGGGGAGTTTGCCTTGCCTGGTTCTTTCGGTCTTTCCTCGGGTTTCCGGATGGGGTGGAGTGTGGGGCTAGGAATTGATCGGAATCGTGATGTCTCGCAAACGCCGTGTCTGGATGGTCGTGCTCGTGCTCGCTGCGCTATTGCTGGCGGGTGGGGTTGAAATTTGGAGGCAACGTCTGGTGGTGGAGCGGGAGGATCGTGAGGCTTACTTTGTCACGATTCATTTTCTGGCTGCTGCTGCGGCGGGAGAAGGTGAGGATGCGCCGAAGGATCTGGAGGAGGTGTTCAACGGCTCCGCGGGCAAGGGGGGGGGTGCGGTGCTGATGAAGCACTTTCCGGATGGGCTGGTTTACAAGGCGGATGGGGAGTCATTCACGCTGGAGGAACCGAGGGTGCGATATGTGTCGCTGTGGAAGAAGGATCGCTTGATCGGGACGGACAAGAGGTGGCCGCGGTGGGAGGGTTCGGGAGAGTATGCGCGGAAGTTTGCGGGGCAGGAGGTGCCGGGGAGTGGGTATGAGTGAGGGGGGGAGGTTAGTTTTCAGTTTTCAGTTTTCAGTTTTCAGGAAGAGGCTTGGGGCTGGTGAGGAACGGGGGAGCGGGCTTGCGGGGTCGCTGCGGGACGCGGGGGAGGAGGGCCGTGGCGTGCACTCGAGAGCTGCAGATGACCGCAGCAGTCCGAGGGCCTGCGGCTGTCATGGGGCGGAGGTGTTAGGTGGAGGGGTGACCTTCGGGGTGCTTCTCCGCAGCAGGGCTGCTGGCTTTGAGCGGCAGCAGCGCTGCCGCAGTCCGGGGTCTGCCGACGGCTTAGGCGGAGGTGTTAGAGGAGGCGAGGGCCGGGGGATTGGCTCATGCCGCGAGACGCCGGAAGGACGCAGTCCTTCCGCTACGAAAAGAGGAGAGGGCTCGGACTGGGGTGGATGCTTCGTGCCGTCCCCAGCCGGACCTTTCGGAGAAAGGTCCCTGCCTTGGCCTTGATTGCCCTGGCTTGATGGTCCTTGCCTTGAGGGTGCTGTGCTACACTACGGCGTGGTGGCTGTGAGGCGGAGGTAGAGGCGGGGCTTGCCGGTGGTGGAGACGGTGAAGACGTTCTCGGGAAGGGTGCCGGTGTTGGGGACGGGGGACCAGCTGCCGGGCTGGAGGGTGGTGCTGTATTCGACGCCGTGGAGGAGGCCGGCGATGTCGGCGGGCGGGGTGAAGCGGAGGGTGATCTGGTCGCCGGTGCGCTCGGGGGTGGGGAGTTGGCCGGCGCTGTTTTGCTTGGGATCGAGGCCGAAGGCGAACTCGATGAGGTTGGGGAGGCCGTCGTGGTCGAAGTCGTTTTGATCGGCGGTGTCGCCGGTGTTCGAGGCGGTGCCGAAGTGGGTTTGGCGCCAACCGGTGATGGTGGTGCCGGTGCGTTGGAAGATGAAGCTGACGCGGGCGAGGCGATCGGTGCCGAAGGGGGTCTTGGTGAGGAGCTCGAGGGTGTAGAGGCCGTCGGTGGGGAGGAAGGCGCTGTAGTCGGTTACGACGATGGTGCGATTGGCGGGGACGCTGTCGTTGATGACGACGCTGGAGCCGGGGATGGTGGTACCGAGGAGGCCGGTCTGGGGTGCGCCCTTGTAGATGTGTGCCCAGGTGGTGGAGCTGGGGTAGAGGTCGTTCAGCTGGAAGGTGAGCTGGGGGACGCTGGCGCTGATGATTTGGCCCTGGGAGATGCCGGTGATGGTGGCGTCGGCGACGGGCCAGATTTGGACGAGTGCGGAGTCGAGCTGGGAAGCAGGTGTCTGGGCGTCCGCCACGGAATGGATGGTGAAGCGTTCTTCGCCACGGACCTTCGCGCGATTGGCGCCGGGGATCTCGGTGGGATTGATGACGATGGTGGATGTGCCATTGCTCGTGATCGAAGACTGGGATTGGAGAGTGGCTTGGGTGCGGTCAAGCGGATCGCCGATGCCAGTCGCTCCGTAGGACTGTACGTGGCGGCTCAGGGTGACGCCCTTGGCTCGCTCCGGAGCACCCGGGTCGGAAATGACGCCGCTGATTTTGAGCTCCACGGAGAAGGGGCGGTCGGCGCGCGTTCTCGGCATCACGGCGTAGGTGGTGTCCTGGGTGCGGATGGTCACCGTGGTGATGGGCAGGTTAAGATCGCAGGCAGTGGAGTCTAACAGATAGGGGACGGGCGGTGATCCGTTCTTGACGGCCCAGAGTTCAAACGCGGCCCCGTTTGGATTGATGGAGAGCGCGGAGAGACTCTCTCCTTCGGGGGCGAGGTCCGTCATGTCCCATGTCACGGGCGGAGACCAAAACTGTTTCTGCCGGATGAAGAAGGTGTAGTCGGCGGCATTCTCGCTGGCCGGGAGTTTGACCGACCATGTGAGGTTGGGCTTGGTGCCCGGTTGGACGATGACCGGAATAGCGGTCAGATTTCCCACCAGGAAGGGAGGAGGTATGGGCACGGGAGGTGAGGAGCGCGCGGGGAGGGTGAGGAAGAGGAATGCCATCGCGATCGCCGCCACGATGTGGGTGGCTACGGTGGTGCGGGCGTTCCGGGCGGGCGGGTGTGCGGCCGGCTGGGCAGTGTGTGACATGTAAGGGTGCGGGTGGGTGCGTGGGAGATGTTGATATTTGGTATCTCCCGGTCGAGTTGATTCCGCGGGCGGATTTGCCATGTCGGGAGGGAGGGAATCGGGGCTTTCATTCTGCTGCCTGGAGTGCTCAATGGCCTTCTGCCTGGCGTCCGCAGCGAGACACGATGTGGAGCGTTTCACCCATGAAATACCTTTTACTTCCCGCTGCTCTTTTTGTGCTGGTCGGTTGTGGTCCGCGTGGGACGAGCAAGGCGGATGTGGATGCGGCGGCGGCGCAGGATGATCCGGCGAAGCTGGTGCTGGAGACGAAGGAGGAGGGCCACCGGTGGGCGTTGCTGCCTTCGAAGATCCAGACGGGGATCCTGACGCTGGGGGATGGGGAGCAGGTGAAGTATTGGTTCAAGTCGCGTCATCTTGGCAATGATCTCGGGCACACGAGGTTCCAGTATGGGGATGGAAGCGTGGGTCATCTGGAGGGGTATTTTTGCTGCGAGGTGGAGGTGCCGAAGGAGCGGTTGGGGAATCGGGAGGCGTTGAAGAAATTCATCGCGGCGCATGATGGGGAGGAGCCTTGAACTCGGTGACGGGGAAGGCAGGGTTTTCGGCCGATGATGCGCATCCAGACGCCCTATAATCCGGAGTATGCGACCTGTGCCTACACGCATGCGTGGCTGCGCATCATGTCGGAGACGCTCGATCCTGATGCGGTGACGGGGGTGATGGGAGTGCAGCCGACGGAGACGCAGCGGGCGGGAGATCCGAGGCCCACGAAGCCGGACCGAACGTATAAGAAATCAGGATGGTGGATTTCCTCGAGCGGTGTGCTCACGAGCCTGGATGCGCGGGAGCATCTGGACTGGATCCTTTCCAAGCTGGATGGCTGTGATGCCGCTTTCGAGAAATTGCACGCGGAGGGGCACTTGATCGATCTGTGCGTCCGCTGGGATTCCAGGTGGGGGCATGGTGGGCCGACGATTTCGCCGGTGCAGATGAGGCGGCTGGCGGAGCTGCAGATCGAGCTGTGGTTTGATGTTTACTTCGACGGTGCGGATGAGGAGAAGGGATAGTCCGCTTGGTTTATCTAACAAAAGCTGCCGATGATTCCTTCCCGTCGATTCAGGCCAGTGACCC from Luteolibacter sp. Y139 includes the following:
- a CDS encoding DUF4279 domain-containing protein produces the protein MMRIQTPYNPEYATCAYTHAWLRIMSETLDPDAVTGVMGVQPTETQRAGDPRPTKPDRTYKKSGWWISSSGVLTSLDAREHLDWILSKLDGCDAAFEKLHAEGHLIDLCVRWDSRWGHGGPTISPVQMRRLAELQIELWFDVYFDGADEEKG